The Candidatus Nitrosymbiomonas proteolyticus genome has a segment encoding these proteins:
- a CDS encoding dTMP kinase gives MFITFEGGDGAGKSTAVQSVATALASNGIRAIVTRQPGDGPLGPSIRQLLLHREMPALCELFLFLADRNQHVERIVRPALERGDVVLCDRYGDSTVAYQGYARGLDVALLKELNGLATGGLCPDLTLLLDLQPEVGLGRLESKDRLDKEALDFHRRIREGFLALAAEDPGRWRVIDASRPASEVSAECVEAVMSRIECR, from the coding sequence ATGTTCATCACGTTCGAGGGAGGGGACGGCGCGGGGAAGTCGACGGCGGTTCAGTCAGTGGCGACGGCCCTCGCTTCGAACGGCATCCGCGCCATCGTGACCCGTCAACCTGGGGACGGTCCTTTGGGGCCGAGCATCCGCCAACTTCTCCTTCACCGTGAGATGCCTGCTCTGTGCGAGTTGTTCTTGTTTCTGGCCGATCGCAACCAGCACGTCGAACGCATCGTTCGCCCTGCTTTGGAGCGCGGCGATGTCGTTCTTTGCGACCGCTATGGCGATTCGACGGTCGCCTATCAGGGGTATGCGCGGGGGCTGGACGTGGCTTTGCTGAAGGAATTGAACGGGCTTGCGACGGGAGGCCTTTGCCCGGACCTGACCCTCCTGCTGGACTTGCAGCCCGAGGTTGGCTTAGGGAGGCTGGAGTCGAAGGACCGGCTCGACAAGGAGGCGCTCGACTTCCACCGGCGAATCCGAGAGGGCTTTTTGGCGCTCGCGGCCGAGGACCCCGGGCGCTGGCGCGTGATCGATGCGTCCCGGCCCGCCAGCGAAGTGAGCGCGGAGTGCGTCGAGGCAGTGATGTCCCGGATCGAATGCCGCTGA